Below is a genomic region from Sutterella megalosphaeroides.
CGTTCGAGCTCGGCCTCGGGCGATTCATGCGTCCGAGGCGCAACGCGCGCTCAGCGACGACGCGGCTGAGCCGCCGGCGAGGGACGGCCCTCGATGTGGCGGAACGTGATGCGGCCCTTCGTGAGGTCGTAGGGCGAAAGCTCGAGCGAAACGCGGTCGCCCGCGAGAATGCGGATGTGATGCTTGCGCATCTTGCCGTTCGTGTAGGCAATGAGTTCGTGTCCGTTGTCGAGCTTGACGCGATAGCGCGCGTCGGGCAGGACTTCGAGAACCTGCCCCGCCATCTCAATGAGGTCTTCCTTGGCCATAAGTATCCAGTGACTCGGGCGGGGATCGATCGCGCAAACGTACCGCAACGACGATGTTGCCGCCCTTCAAAATTCATCTTCGGCAACGCGTCTCATGAGGAAAATCACGGCGCTTGCCCTAGCTTGAGGTTTCGGATTGTATCACCGCACGGCTGCGACCGATGCCCGACGGGGCGGCTTTTCTTGGGCTCGAAAGTCCGCATCGGCGCGCTTTGCGTACAACTCTTAAGGCATGTTCAATCAAAGCTCATTATCATGACGGAGTTGTGGCGCAAGGTCCTTTTCGAAGACTCAACCGCCCGGCACGCAATCCGAAGAACCTCGAATACACAATCAAGGCGGCCATCGCCCGACCCGCAGGTCGCCTATGGAGATACACAATGAAGACGGTGCTCGTTCTTTATCAGAGCCGTTCCGGCCACACGGCTCGAATCGCCCGCCGCATTTGGGAAACGGTGGTTGCCGAAGGCAATCAGGCCGATCTCATGGACGTCGTTGAAGCCGACCGCGAGGGCGTCGACTGGAACAAGTACGACCTCGTCATCGCCGGCGCCCCGGTCCTCTACGGGAAGTTCCGCCGCGAATTCGTGGGCTTCGTCAACAAGTACAAGTCCGTGCTCGACGCCAAGGCGAACAGCTTCTTCTGCGTCTCGGTCGTGGCCCGCACGCCCGCCAAGTGCACGCCGGAAGGGAACGTCTACTGCCGCAAGTTCCTCGAAAACAACCCCTGGAAGCCGAAGGACGCCCACTGCTTCGCGGGCAAGGTCGACTACCCGAACTGGAACTG
It encodes:
- the infA gene encoding translation initiation factor IF-1 codes for the protein MAKEDLIEMAGQVLEVLPDARYRVKLDNGHELIAYTNGKMRKHHIRILAGDRVSLELSPYDLTKGRITFRHIEGRPSPAAQPRRR
- the hemG gene encoding menaquinone-dependent protoporphyrinogen IX dehydrogenase; the protein is MKTVLVLYQSRSGHTARIARRIWETVVAEGNQADLMDVVEADREGVDWNKYDLVIAGAPVLYGKFRREFVGFVNKYKSVLDAKANSFFCVSVVARTPAKCTPEGNVYCRKFLENNPWKPKDAHCFAGKVDYPNWNWLDVKMIQMIMKMTKGPTEPTAVIDYTDWEDVKEYARHCLTLQA